Genomic DNA from Pongo abelii isolate AG06213 chromosome 22, NHGRI_mPonAbe1-v2.0_pri, whole genome shotgun sequence:
aggaaggtggataacctgaggtcaggagttcgagacaggcctggtcaacatggtgaaaccctatctctactaaaaatatacaaaaattagctgggcatggtggcacatgcctgtaatcccagctactcagaaggctgaggcaggagaatcgcttgaacccgggagatggagtttgcagtgagccgagattgccaccactgaactccagcttgggcaacaaagcaagactctgtctcaaacaaaaacaaaaacaaaaaaataaacaaacaaaacaagcgaaagaataaagataagagtggaagtcaatgaaaaaaaagtgcatcaatgaaaccaaaaagcTATTTCTTTGAGAAGATCAATACAATTGATAAACTGCTATCTGATTGTTCAgttaaaaaaaagccacaaattaCCAGTATCAGAAATGAGAAAGATGACGTCACCTCATACTTCACAGATGTTGAAAggataaaggaatattatgaacaactttatgctaataaattcaacaacttatATGCGATGGGCAGTTTCTTGAGCGATACAAACTACATACATTCagtcaagaataaaataaactcagCAGTTGTATATCCATTAAATAATTCAACcacatataaaaatgataatacatcatgaccacGTGGGGTTTATCCCAAGAATACAAGATTGATTTAACACTTTAAAATCGATCATTATACTCTATCATATTAACAGATCATCACGCAAAAAtattctcaatagatgcagagaaaacaaaatccaactttcattcctgattaaaaaaactctcagcaaacaaGAGAAAGGATATTCCTTTCAACAGTCTGGAAAAAACTGAGTAtccacatacacaaaaaataaatgttgaatcaTATCTCATACCATAAACCCAAATAAACTTAAAATAGGTAATAGACCCAAATGCAAACCTTTAAAACTCTAAAACCCTTGTGACTTTGGGTGAGGCAGATTTCTtatatatgacaccaaaagcaggatccataaaagaaaaacatagataaattggatttcctcaaaattaaaaaattctgctctttgaaaaaactgttaagagaatgaacaCACAATCCAAAGGCTCGGAGAAAACATTTACagatcacatatctgataaaggacttgtatccagaatatgaaacaaactcccaaactcaagaataaaaaaataaacaacccaattaaaagtGAGTAAAAGATTTGAACTCAACGCTTACTACAGGAGATGGAGAATAAACAGATGaaatgatgctcaacatcattggccaacagggaaatgcaaattaaaaccacaattccATCTATCACCACACACCTGTTAgagtatttgaaattaaaaagaccAACCATACCaagtgctggggaggatgtggaatGTAAAACTATACAATcgctttggcagtttcttaaaaagtttcaCATATGGCTACCGTGGCATCCAGCCACTCCACTCCTAGACATCtattcaagagaaagaaaagcattcaTCCAAAGACTTGTGCACAATGTTCGGATCAGCTTTATCTGTAACAGCCAAcaccagaaacaacccaaatgcccaccagcaggtgaatggatacaaactgtggtacattcatacacTGGACTACCATGCAGCTGTAAAAGAAATACGCATTGACAAACCAAATGACACAGGCAAATCTCAAAAATAattgtgctgagtgaaagaagctacACAAAaagtacatattatatgattccatttgtgcAAATcataggaaatgcaaattaatcagTAGTGACAGAAGGCAGATCAGTGCGTGCCTGGGGACGAGGGAGGGCAGGGAGACAGGACCAAGAGGAAACCCGGGGTGTTTACTAGgctgattgtggtgatggtttcacaggagTATCCGAGTGTCAAAAGGtatcaaattaaaatatatggctTACCGTCTATCAATTACACCACAATAAAGCTACTTTTTGCAAACCATGAGGATGGCTCAGGTTCGGCTCAAATGCCCCCACCCTGCATTCCTTCCTTGGGATGTCAGACGCCGGAGCTGGAGCAGGAGGCGACCTAGATGGGCGGAGACCTAGCCCTACTCACCCACTGGCCACGGGGTAAGCGAGGGACGCTCAGCAGGGGCTTCCCGCAGACCCAGGGTCTTCAAGCCCCAGAAGTCCCGATGCCAGAGGGAAGAGGGGATTTGCTCAGagtgaggggctggggctggacccACAGCCCCTCCCGGAGCGCAGACCCCGCCCACATCCATAACCACGCCCTCAGCCCCCACCACCTCGTCCTCAGCCCCACAACCACGCCCCCAGCATGCCACAATCACGCCCACAACCCGCCCACAGCCCCTGCGACCTGGTTCTTAGTACCAGCTCCATCTAAAGCCACACCACCGTCCCCTGCCATGCCCCGCCCCCGTCTCTTCCAGGCCCCGCCCTGCCGCAGATCCCGCCCTCAAACCCCGCCCCCGCCTAACCACAAATCCCGTTCCGGTCTCCTTACATGCCCCGCCCCTTCCCCGCCCCCGCGGGGGACTCGACACAGCCCGTCTCCGCCTTTCGCCCCGCCCCCTCcaggccccgccccaccccgcccctcGCCCGCGCAGGCCGGAGTCGCGGCCTCCCAGCTAGTGGTCGCGGGCGCGGGCGCAGGGGCAGCGGGGTGGCCGCCGCGCCAGGCGTGGAGCCGGGTCTGGCGGGCTCCGAGAGGCCCGGGAACGGCGCGCAGAGCAGCCTCCGGCCGCCGCCGCGCAGGTAAAGCCCCCGCCCAGCCCTGGGAGCGTGGatccccccccaccccatgaccgTCCCCCCGCCGCGAGTGCTGGGATCTCGGGGGTCCCAGGTTCCGGGGGTCCTAGGGCCGGAGGGTCTAAAGGCTCGAGGTCCCGGGGGTCCGAGCCTCTCCCGGCCGGCTCCGCGCGCGGCCCCGCCGTCCACGCCCAGCGCGGGCCGCGCGCACAGGGCTTGGCTTCTCTGTTTTCTCCGTGTCCTTCTCCAGGCAGTTGAAAGAAAAGGCGCGGTTCTGTGCCCGGTGCGAGCCGCGGCTCCTTTAGGGCTGGCAGGGAAGGGCTTGCTGGGGTATTACAGTTTTCAGGGATTGTCGGAGTCAGCCAGGCGTTGGCTGCGGGAGTAGCCCCTGGCGCGCGAGCGCCCGCTGGTGCCCGGCCACGTGCCCAGCTTGACCCGCGCTCCAGGTTCGGGAGAAGCTGCAGCCGTCACCGTCCTCCTGGCGTCCACCCTGAGGAGGGGCTGGGTGGTCCCAAGCCGCCGCCACCCCGCCGCCCGGCCTTTGGTCCCCAGCGGCGCTGTAGGTGGCCACGGCTGGCCGCAGTGACCACCCACTGGGCCACGCGGAGCCCCCTGGCAGTGCCAGCTCCCTGCACTTGTGGGACGCTCCTCCGGGGCGCATTGGGAGTCTCCAGGAGTAAGTTACAGGCAGAGCTGTTTAAGGAGGCGTGCTCCCCACCCCAGACCCTTCAGTGGGCCCTCAAGACCCTCCCCACCAGTGGATGCGTTTCCCAGGTGACCGCAGCCGGTAGTGCTgaccaccctccctccctctcgccTCCCTCCTGCGTCTTCCCTTTCAGAGCTGccagagtggagtgcactgcTTCTCCCAGCGGGGCAGGATGGCGGTTTCATGTCTGGTTGGATAAGGCCTTGCCGGCGGAAAACAGCTCCATCCCCAGGCCCGAGCAGAGGCTCGCGTGTCCCCGTCCCCAGGTCAGGTCAGGATGGGCACCGTGCGCCCACCTCGCCCCTCGCTCCTGCTGGTCTCCACCCGGGGGTcttgtctcttcctcctcttctgcctgCGCCTGGGCGCCGCCTGCCCGCAGCCCTGCCGGTGCCCTGACCACGCAGGGGCTGTGGCTGTCTTCTGCAGCTTGCGGGACCTTCAGGAGGTCCCCGAGGACATCCCGGCCAACACCGTGCTCCTGAAGCTCGATGCCAACAAGATCTCCCACCTCCCGGACGGGGCCTTCCAGCACCTGCACCGGCTCAGGGAGCTGGATCTGTCTCACAACGCCATTGAGGCCATCGGCCCTGCCACCTTCACGGGCCTGGCCGGGGGCCTGCGGCTGCTGGACCTGTCTTACAACCGCATCCAGAGGATCCCCAAGGACGCCCTGGGCAAACTCAGCGCCAAGATACGCCTGTCCCACAACCCCCTGCACTGTGAGTGTGCCCTGCAGGAGGCCCTGTGGGAGCTGAAGCTGGACCCCGACTCCGTGGACGAGATCGCCTGCCACACCTCAGTGCAGGAGGAGTTTGTGGGGAAGCCTCTGGTTCAGGCTCTGGATGCGGGTGCCAGCCTCTGCAGCGTCCCCCACAGGACCACAGACGTGGCCATGCTGGTCACCATGTTCGGCTGGTTCGCCATGGTGATCGCCTACGTCGTGTACTATGTGCGCCACAACCAGGAGGATGCCCGGAGGCACCTGGAGTACCTGAAGTCTCTGCCCAGCGCCCCCGCCTCCAAGGACCCCATCGGCCCGGGGCCCTAGCGCCTGTTCTGGCAGACCCCTGCCGGTGGCTGCTGTCACTTTTGTAGTAGGTGGTGACTGATGATGCTTTTGCTCTTCCCTGAGGCAGGTGTCACAGCCATGTGTGCTCCCCACTGTTACACTCAAGCACAGCAGCACCTCCAGGCTGGGTGGTTTTGCCATCACATCCATGTGACGGATGAGGAACCTGAAGCTTAGAGGAACGGAATGACTGCCCGTGACGATACCATCAGGAAATTATCCCAATGGGACTTTAACCCGGGCTGTCCATCGTGACATTCCGCATCCTTCCACCATGCGAGCGTCTCCCACACAGGGCCCCGCAGGCTGTGGATATGCACTCAGAGGACTAAGGGGGTGCTCCACGAGCGTGAGGGTTCACCAGAGGGAGCTTGGGTGCAGGTTCACCTGCTGAAGGCACTGATTAAGTCCTGTGCTGAGGAGCTGACTTGCCCTTGTTTACTTACAAAGTGCATTGTAGGTAAACATGAGCCTTGTTCCAATGTTCCAAGTACATTGGAACGTGAGCCCTGTTTCCAGAGCAAAGTAGCAGAGACCAGGTTTTTCTAGAGAGCTAAGTGGGATGTGTAGCTCAAACAAACTGTCCTGTCCTTTTTTATTCTCACAATGTTTGTTTTGAGTAACCGTAGTGCCAAAATTTCAGTTCAGTAATGGGGTGAACGATATGGAGAGAGACCTGGGAAAAGTCCAGGGTAGCTTGCCCAGGGGAAGACAGCAGCCACACACCTGGGGCCCCGCCTGCTTCCTGCCCCTCTGGCTGTGCCTGATGCGGGAGGCCCTGCCCCagggccatctcggctcactgcaaccttcgcctcccaggctcaatcacttctcctgcctcagcctccctagtagctggaattacaggcatgtgccaccacgcccggctaatttttgtatttttagtagagacgggatttcaccatgttggccaggctggtctcgaactgctggcctcaagtgatccgcccgcctcagcctcccaaagtgctgggattacaggcgtgagccaccgcgcccggccctgtgcCTTGCTTTTTCTACTCACTAAGATATAAAACAGCTCTTTTTCCGAGGCCCGGAGTACTGGGGATTGATGTTTCAAGGCCAGTCAATGGGATGCTTCATTTTCTCCAGCAACAGGAACTCTCTCTTTTCACCTTTGCTGCCAGGAATCTCAGAGATAATTTAGTGCTCAATTTACTAACCTTACTTCACATTCAGGTTAGATGTTATCTCCACCTATATGATAGtaattcctaattttattttttattgtcctttttatgagtgtttatattttaaagtactttGAGTATTTTTGGGGGGGTGTAAATGAGTGATCAGTGTACATTGTGTGTGGACTGAAGTGTAGGTATGTAGAGATGCTTCCCCAAACAGATGCTTAAAAATGACTGGAAGTTGCGAGTGGTTTCTGTTTGGAAAGTATCAGGTGACTTGGAAGGTGAGAGCCTGTCCAGGGTGTGTGCATTGGTTCTGATGTGCCCAGTGTGCAGTGTGAGTCCCGGGGGTGTCTGTGTTGTGAGGTGCTTGGTAGGCTTTGCTCTGCCCACCGTGCAGACGCGGGGTGGGTGAGGGGCCAGGCCCAGTGTGTGAGTAGAGGCAGCCCCAGGTCCCGCCTGCTTCCCTCACGCCACGCTGCCTGAGTGTCGCCGTGCTTGGAGGACAGAGACCTCCACGGAAACTGCCAGCGCCGCTCACCCTTCCAGTGAGAGCTAGAACCAGGTGCCAGCCCCGGGAGTGCACCCGTGCTGGTGTGGGGCCCCGTGGTCCTCGTGGTTCAGACAGGGCCAGCATGTGGCGGGGTGTCCGGCTCCACTGTTTGGAGGAAGCGGGTGCTGACACAGCAGAGTGCCCTAGGCCCGTGGGGATTTCCTTCCAGAGGACACGTGGCTGAAAGCATAGGATAAGGATGTGTGGGTGAATGACTGGTGCCATCCCTGACTCTCTGAAAGATGCAGGTGGAGCAGGTGAACTGTTGCTGGCCTGGCCAGCAGGCCTGGGGTCACATGGTGATTGGCGTCCTCCTGCCACCCCTTCTCCATGCCAGGGTGCCTGTGGTGTGTTTGCCCAGTACGCGTGACTCCAGGTCCCAAGGAGAGTGTGGACCGAGGCCCGGGTGGTGAAGGCAGGGCCTCTTCTCAGCCCTGTGTCCTGTGGGTGGTGGCCAGTCCCATCTCACATTTTGGGGGGCCCTTTCCCTGCTGCCGGGGGACTCTTCATTTGTCCTTACCCTAGAATCAGCCCAGAGACTGGACATCACCCAGACGTGGCCCTTCAGGAGGTGCATAGGGCAGGGGCAGGCCCGTCCCTCCCTGCCCCAATTTGCTGGGCCGCCCCAGCCCAGGATCTGGCTTTCCCCTTGGTGAAGGTCTGCTGGGCCCCTGCCCACCTCCTGCTGGGAggaggagatggggagaggaCCAGGAGGACACCAGAGGCCCTGTCCCTTGCACTGTGAGCTCAGTCAGGTCCATAAGCTGCCTACCGTCCTGGCCTTACTGTGTCCCCTGCCCCACCAACATAGGGGGAAACACCTCCCCTCTAAGGAAGACCATAGAGACCCCAACACTGTGGGACCCCAAAGCTCCTTCATGCTCATTGGAGCTCCCACCCTGGGTGCTTGCAAGTCCTCAGCTCTCCCAGGGTACAGCCCTCCCCTTCCTGCTCTCCCCTCCACTTCCTTTCTCTGCcattccctcccctcccatcttGCAGCCTCTTTACTGGCGAGGCCTGGAGCCCATGATGGACACTTGCAGAAGGAGAGGCGGCGGAGCACCCCTGAGATGACCTCGCTGCCTGGCCCCAGAGCACCCCGCCTCTCCCTGTGACTCAGTTCTTTGCAGCCCACATGTGAGCATGTGCACCCTGGGACCTGCTGCCCGTTGGGACGCTCAGGCCAAATCAGCCCCTCTGCCTCCAGGCTGCACTGATTGCAAGAGTTTCCCACATCTGCAGAGGCCGTGGGCTCAGCCCCACACCAGCCAGGCCACCAGTGTTGACAGCGGTGAGGCGGGGACAAAGGGAATGTCTCAGTTCCCAGTGTGGACATGGTGGAGGTCTCCGCCTTGTGAGACAAGGCAAAGGGGAGGGGATAGGAAGTTGGGGGTATTCTGTGACTCCTGGGCCACCCGGGGAGCCAGAATCTTCCGGCCAGACTGGCTGGGCAGGGCTTAGCTTCCCGATGCCGGCCATTCACCACTTTCACCCCGGGAACCTACCTGGGCATCATGGAGGGCAGAGCCTGAACCCCACCCCAACCCTAACTCTAATGCTAACCCCTAAACCATCCCTCACCCTAACCCAATCCTCGCCCTAACCCTAATGCTAAACCCTAACCCAACccctcaccctaaccctaaccccaaccctaacTCTAATGCTAACCCCTAAACCATCCCTCATCCTAACCCAATCCTCACCCTAACCCTAATGCTAACCCCTAACCCAACCCAATCTTAACCCTAATGCTAACCTATAACCTaaccctcaccctaaccctaacGCTAACCCCTAACCCAACCCCTCACCCTAACCCTGAAGCTAACCCCTAACCCaaccctcaccctaaccctaaTGCTAACCCCTAACCCAACCCAATCTTAACCCTAATGCTAACCTATAACCTaaccctcaccctaaccctaacGCTAACCCCTAACCCAACCCCTCACCCTAACCCTGAAGCTAACCCCTAACCCaaccctcaccctaaccctaaTGCTAACCCCTAACCCAACCCAATCTTAACCCTAATGCTAACCTATAACCTaaccctcaccctaaccctaacGCTAACCCCTAACCCAACCCCTCACCCTAACCCTGAAGCTAATCCCTAACCCaaccctcaccctaaccctaaTGCTAACCCCTAACCCAACCCTCACCCTAACCCTGATGCTAACCCCTAACCCAACCCTCACCCTAACCCTGATGCTAACCCCTGATCCAACCCTCACCCTAACCCTGAAGCTAACCCCTAACCCAACCCCCACCCTAACCCTAATGCTAACCCCTAACCTAACCCAACCCAGCCCTAACTCTAACTCTAAAGCTAACTCCTAACCCTAGGAGACGAGCCCAGGCAGGGGCCCTCCCCCTGCTGGTTTCCTGTTGGGTTTGGAGCCCCAGATGCCTGCCAAGAGGCTCCCTTGTGTGGGGTGAGGTCAAGCAGTGGGGGATGGGCCCGGAGCCAGTGTAGCCACCAGCAGAACCATCCTGATCCACACGGCCGTCCCTGGTGGGGTGGGGCCCTCTGGAGCAGGAAGGCCACTGAGGGCAGGGAGACTCCCAGGCCCACTCACGGCGCAGGCCCCACGGGAGCTGGCTGGAGGCTATGGGTGCAGAGCGTGGGCCTGCTGGGGGTTGCGTGGCAGGCAGTGGGGAGTGGGTCGTGCTGGCAGCTGTGGGTGAGTGAGGAGGCTCCTCTCATGAAGGGCCCTGGGGAAGCGGAATCTGGCCCTTAGAGACCCCCGGCCTCCTCTGCAGGGGCTGCCCGCAGGAGGGGAACCGGGGACCACCTCCCGCCACAGAGCCTGGGGCCCCCAGCCTCGCCTACAGGGAGTGTAGATGAGAGGTGTAAACTGCACATGAGGCTGGGCTAAACCTGGACATGTGTTTCGTAACcgaagcagccaggaagctccggCTCTGCCCAGAGGTCATCTGGGCAGGACATGGGGA
This window encodes:
- the LRRC3 gene encoding leucine-rich repeat-containing protein 3 produces the protein MGTVRPPRPSLLLVSTRGSCLFLLFCLRLGAACPQPCRCPDHAGAVAVFCSLRDLQEVPEDIPANTVLLKLDANKISHLPDGAFQHLHRLRELDLSHNAIEAIGPATFTGLAGGLRLLDLSYNRIQRIPKDALGKLSAKIRLSHNPLHCECALQEALWELKLDPDSVDEIACHTSVQEEFVGKPLVQALDAGASLCSVPHRTTDVAMLVTMFGWFAMVIAYVVYYVRHNQEDARRHLEYLKSLPSAPASKDPIGPGP